From a single Miscanthus floridulus cultivar M001 chromosome 8, ASM1932011v1, whole genome shotgun sequence genomic region:
- the LOC136474272 gene encoding phosphoenolpyruvate carboxylase kinase 2-like, producing the protein MSAELKRDYEIGAEIGRGRFGVVHRCTSRATGEAFAVKSVDRSQLADDLDRELAELEPKLAQLAGAGNPGVVQTHAVYEDEAWTHTVMDLCTGPDLLEWLGLRRGAPVPEPLAAAIVAQVAQALALCHRRGVAHRDVKPDNILIAGNDGEDEEEDGGEAEAEAETAPLAPRVRLADFGSAAWVGAGGLGRAEGLVGTPHYVAPEVVGGGEYGAKADVWSAGVVMYALLSGGVLPFGGESAAEVLAAVLRGSVRFPPRLFSGVSPAAKDLMRRMICRDEWRRFTAEQVLAHPWIVSGGGARAMERPT; encoded by the exons ATGAGTGCGGAGCTGAAGAGGGACTACGAGATAGGCGCGGAGATCGGTCGCGGCCGCTTCGGGGTGGTCCACCGCTGCACGTCCCGCGCCACCGGCGAGGCCTTCGCCGTCAAGTCCGTGGACCGGTCGCAGCTGGCCGACGACCTCGACCGCGAGCTCGCGGAGCTGGAGCCGAAGCTGGCGCAGCTCGCCGGCGCGGGCAACCCCGGCGTGGTGCAGACGCACGCGGTGTACGAGGACGAGGCGTGGACCCACACCGTGATGGACCTGTGCACGGGCCCGGACCTGCTCGAGTGGTTGGGCCTCCGCCGCGGCGCGCCCGTGCCGGAGCCCCTGGCGGCCGCCATCGTGGCGCAGGTCGCGCAGGCGCTCGCGCTCTGCCACCGCCGCGGGGTCGCCCACCGCGACGTGAAGCCCGACAACATCCTCATCGCCGGGAACGacggcgaggacgaggaggaggatggcggcgaggccgaggccgaggccgagacGGCGCCGCTGGCGCCGCGCGTGCGGCTGGCGGACTTCGGGTCGGCGGCGTGGGTGGGCGCCGGTGGGCTCGGGCGCGCGGAGGGCCTGGTGGGGACGCCCCACTACGTGGCGCCCGAGGTGGTGGGCGGCGGCGAGTACGGCGCGAAGGCGGACGTGTGGAGCGCCGGCGTGGTGATGTACGCGCTGCTCTCCGGCGGCGTGCTCCCCTTCGGCGGCGAGAGCGCCGCGGAGGTGCTGGCGGCCGTGCTGCGGGGCAGCGTGCGGTTCCCGCCCAGGCTGTTCAGCGGGGTGTCGCCCGCGGCCAAGGACCTGATGAGGCGCATGATCTGCCGCGACGAGTGGAGGAGGTTCACCGCCGAGCAGGTCCTCG CTCACCCGTGGATCGTGAGCGGCGGAGGAGCCCGGGCAATGGAGCGGCCAACCTGA
- the LOC136477724 gene encoding adenosine kinase 2-like encodes MAATEGVLLGMGNPLLDISAVVDDAFLAKYDIKLNNAILAEEKHLPMYDELASKSNVEYIAGGATQNSIRVAQWMLQTPGATSYMGCIGKDKFGEEMKKNAQAAGVTAHYYEDETAPTGTCAVCVVGGERSLIANLSAANCYKSEHLKKPENWALVEKAKYIYIAGFFLTVSPDSIQLVAEHAAANNKVFLMNLSAPFICEFFCDAQEKVLPYADYIFGNETEAKIFAKVRGWETENIEEIALKISQLPLASGKQKRIAVITQGADPVVVAEDGKVKTFPVILLPKEKLVDTNGAGDAFVGGFLSQLVQGKSIEDSVRAGCYAANVIIQRPGCTYPEKPDFN; translated from the exons ATGGCGGCGACCGAGGGCGTGCTCCTGGGGATGGGCAACCCCCTCCTCGACATCTCCGCCGTCGTCGACGACGCCTTCCTGGCAAA GTATGATATCAAGCTGAACAATGCCATTCTCGCCGAGGAGAAGCACTTGCCTAT GTATGATGAGTTGGCTAGCAAGAGCAACGTTGAATATATTGCTGGAG GAGCCACCCAGAACTCTATCAGGGTTGCCCAA TGGATGCTTCAAACTCCTGGTGCAACAAGTTACATGGGATGCATCGGAAAGGACAAGTTTGGTGAGGAGATGAAGAAAAATGCCCAAGCTGCAGGAGTTACT GCTCATTACTACGAGGATGAGACTGCTCCTACTGGCACATGTGCTGTATGTGTTGTTGGTGGTGAAAG GTCATTGATTGCAAATCTGTCGGCAGCAAACTGTTACAAATCTGAACATCTAAAGAAACCAGAGAACTGGGCACTAG TTGAGAAGGCAAAATATATCTACATTGCTGGATTTTTCCTTACGGTGTCACCTGATTCTATCCAGCTAGTTGCTGAGCATGCTGCAGCAAACAACAAG GTGTTCCTGATGAACCTCTCTGCTCCCTTCATCTGTGAGTTTTTCTGTGATGCCCAAGAGAAGGTCCTCCC GTATGCTGACTACATCTTTGGCAATGAAACTGAGGCAAAGATCTTCGCCAAAGTCCGAGGATGGGAG ACTGAGAATATTGAGGAGATTGCTTTGAAGATCTCTCAACTTCCTTTGGCTTCAGGCAAGCAAAAGAGGATTGCTGTGATTACTCAAGGTGCTGATCCAGTGGTTGTCGCTGAGGACGGGAAG GTGAAAACGTTCCCTGTGATCCTATTGCCCAAGGAGAAGCTTGTTGACACCAACGGCGCAG GCGATGCTTTCGTTGGAGGCTTCCTCTCACAGTTGGTTCAGGGCAAGAGCATTGAAGACAGCGTGAGGGCTGGTTGCTATGCCGCAAATGTTATCATCCAGCGCCCGGGCTGTACTTACCCGGAGAAGCCTGACTTCAACTAG